The Candidatus Nanohalovita haloferacivicina genome has a window encoding:
- a CDS encoding LamG domain-containing protein, translated as MFNSQDNVDTSSEGLQSDLTAYYRFDNAEVSEGFGIHFDGSDDYIEVSDSSSLDNTFGSTFNFTLTAWFKMHEWEDWRSIQNKAGCGSWSCTTAGMWTYGDGVATVMGSDEGGNPSGSYVRAIHKPSLNEWHHAVSVGNGTHIKLYIDGELKATNTISDYIKANLTTNNEPLTIGRRSTSKDESINGSVAAVRSYNRTLSASEIQKLYRGEVVSDKGLIVEMGLNEGPDSCDLTSVDVCFIDGTGYSNSGKPENFNNNLLNDQAGWINSTPVNRPKFSSSTGTLLDGVYGGANDASLVNFDFNETSGWSEDSVEGDFSLALDGYEDRVNAGHSKSLNITGEMTINLWAKPGSHDNGYWGFVSKTDRNNGWQLITPSGSNGIFFEIFEDGNNTGSSHSFGGLTTGEWTMITLVVDGKTWEAYKNDVKIGTFTSSRNLTYTSSDLFIGDARATEPEFKGNLDSVRIYERALDTREVNKLYESDTPERGLVGRWNFESGDRATAYDTSGIGLEGLFSSKALGFNGYSSNFSFSDDEGLLDVPNGQSLTASAWVKPLERGAIFGYRRGGGSYWDGWMLRADEDSWRVEINSADAGINNNYGRPNFGKWQHVALVIDNNKNRLRLYQDGRILTNQSFESTTEVPAPDGKIGSHANGNAVLKGKIDEVKIYNKSLTDTQIKELAYN; from the coding sequence ATGTTTAATTCTCAGGATAATGTTGATACTTCTTCTGAAGGCCTTCAGAGTGATCTTACCGCGTATTATCGTTTTGATAATGCAGAGGTTTCGGAAGGTTTCGGTATCCATTTTGATGGATCGGACGACTATATTGAAGTTTCTGATAGTTCAAGTCTTGACAATACGTTTGGAAGTACTTTCAACTTCACCTTGACGGCCTGGTTTAAAATGCATGAGTGGGAGGACTGGAGATCTATACAGAATAAAGCTGGTTGTGGATCCTGGAGCTGTACTACCGCCGGGATGTGGACTTACGGGGATGGCGTCGCTACTGTTATGGGTAGTGATGAAGGAGGGAATCCCTCAGGATCATATGTGAGAGCAATCCATAAGCCAAGCCTAAATGAGTGGCATCATGCAGTATCTGTAGGTAATGGGACTCATATCAAGCTCTATATTGATGGAGAGCTTAAGGCCACGAATACTATAAGCGATTACATAAAAGCAAACCTCACAACGAATAATGAACCTCTTACTATAGGTAGAAGAAGCACTTCCAAAGATGAGTCTATAAATGGATCTGTAGCAGCTGTAAGATCGTATAATAGGACTTTATCTGCTTCAGAGATACAAAAGTTGTATCGAGGAGAGGTAGTTTCTGATAAAGGCTTGATAGTTGAAATGGGTTTGAATGAAGGGCCTGATTCCTGTGATCTTACATCTGTTGATGTTTGCTTCATAGATGGGACAGGATATTCTAACAGTGGAAAGCCTGAGAATTTTAACAATAATTTACTGAATGATCAGGCTGGATGGATTAATAGCACTCCGGTAAACAGGCCTAAGTTTTCGAGTAGCACTGGTACTTTGTTAGATGGCGTTTATGGCGGAGCTAATGATGCTAGTCTTGTGAATTTTGATTTTAATGAGACAAGCGGATGGTCGGAGGATAGTGTTGAAGGAGATTTTTCTCTGGCTCTTGATGGTTATGAGGACAGAGTCAACGCTGGGCACAGCAAGTCTCTGAATATAACTGGCGAGATGACGATAAATCTATGGGCCAAACCAGGATCTCACGATAATGGTTACTGGGGCTTTGTGTCCAAGACTGACAGAAATAATGGGTGGCAGCTCATTACTCCTTCGGGAAGTAATGGTATATTCTTTGAGATTTTTGAGGATGGAAATAATACAGGGAGTTCTCATAGCTTTGGAGGCCTAACAACCGGAGAATGGACTATGATTACGCTTGTAGTAGATGGTAAAACCTGGGAAGCCTATAAGAATGATGTTAAGATAGGTACTTTTACTTCTTCAAGAAATCTTACTTACACAAGTTCTGACCTGTTTATAGGAGATGCAAGAGCTACAGAGCCAGAGTTCAAGGGAAACTTAGATAGCGTCAGGATATATGAAAGAGCTCTCGATACTAGAGAGGTTAATAAGTTATACGAAAGTGATACTCCTGAGAGAGGCCTTGTTGGAAGATGGAACTTTGAGTCGGGGGATAGAGCCACTGCATATGATACTTCGGGCATAGGTCTCGAGGGATTATTCTCATCGAAGGCTCTAGGTTTTAACGGCTATTCCTCTAACTTTTCATTCTCTGACGATGAGGGTCTCCTGGATGTTCCTAACGGCCAGAGTCTAACTGCCTCAGCATGGGTTAAACCTTTGGAAAGAGGAGCAATTTTCGGTTACCGGAGAGGAGGAGGTAGTTACTGGGATGGCTGGATGCTTAGAGCGGATGAGGATTCCTGGAGGGTTGAAATAAACTCGGCTGACGCAGGTATAAACAATAACTATGGACGGCCTAACTTTGGTAAGTGGCAGCATGTAGCCCTGGTGATAGATAACAACAAGAATCGATTAAGACTGTATCAGGATGGACGTATTCTCACCAACCAGAGTTTTGAAAGCACGACTGAGGTTCCAGCACCAGATGGGAAGATAGGATCTCATGCAAACGGCAACGCAGTGCTGAAAGGCAAAATAGATGAAGTAAAAATTTACAACAAGAGTCTAACAGATACACAGATTAAGGAACTGGCCTACAACTAA
- a CDS encoding HD domain-containing protein: MIRDSLHGYIEPNEEEWRILDSPEMQRLRRIRQMGLSPLVYPSGTHTRFQHSVGVMHVAGRFAESLNLNEQRTREVRMAGLMHDLGHGPFSHASEAVAEQKGLSHEEISCRKIDKLEDKFSVSANRIKKMIRGELEVGQVVAGDIDADRMDYLQRDAHTSGAEYGHIDSDTIIQRAMIDSRRLVFDYKAVQALESLLTARFHMIKSVYLHDTSRIAEKMLERALEDYVEKNSLEKMMALDDYSAHNELLNSTGTARNYYSRIKDRDLFKTALSWDVENRSREDLKKLEEKVDEKEIEKEIAEAAQVSKEKVVANKPWTPEIKDMDIKIKRKGNVRNLSNYSPIPKALSKAEWRLVDMNIYTDAAQKAKVREAAEQVLEEKL, translated from the coding sequence ATGATAAGAGATTCTCTGCACGGATACATAGAACCCAACGAGGAAGAATGGAGAATACTTGACTCTCCTGAAATGCAAAGGCTCAGAAGAATAAGACAGATGGGCCTATCCCCGCTGGTATACCCCTCAGGAACTCACACTCGCTTCCAGCACTCAGTCGGCGTAATGCATGTAGCCGGAAGATTCGCTGAAAGCCTCAACCTCAACGAGCAGAGAACCAGAGAAGTCAGAATGGCAGGCCTCATGCACGACCTAGGACACGGCCCTTTCTCACATGCCTCAGAGGCCGTAGCAGAACAGAAAGGCCTCTCACACGAAGAAATTTCCTGCAGAAAAATTGACAAACTAGAGGACAAGTTCTCAGTCTCCGCCAACAGAATAAAGAAGATGATTAGAGGAGAACTCGAGGTAGGCCAGGTAGTCGCAGGAGATATCGACGCCGACAGAATGGACTACCTTCAGAGAGATGCACACACCTCCGGAGCAGAGTACGGCCATATAGACTCCGACACAATAATTCAGAGAGCAATGATAGACTCCAGAAGACTGGTATTCGACTACAAAGCAGTTCAGGCCCTGGAATCACTACTTACCGCAAGATTCCACATGATAAAATCCGTCTACCTCCACGACACCTCCAGAATAGCGGAAAAAATGCTGGAAAGAGCGCTCGAAGACTATGTAGAGAAGAACTCACTGGAAAAAATGATGGCCCTAGATGACTACTCTGCCCACAACGAACTTTTGAACTCTACAGGCACTGCCAGAAACTACTATTCGCGTATAAAAGACAGAGATCTCTTTAAAACAGCTCTCAGCTGGGATGTGGAGAACAGAAGCAGAGAGGACCTGAAAAAGCTGGAAGAAAAAGTAGATGAGAAAGAAATAGAGAAAGAAATTGCAGAGGCCGCACAAGTCTCAAAAGAAAAAGTAGTGGCCAACAAGCCGTGGACACCGGAAATCAAAGATATGGATATCAAGATAAAGAGAAAAGGCAATGTCAGAAATCTCTCAAACTACTCTCCTATTCCAAAGGCGTTAAGCAAGGCCGAATGGAGACTTGTAGACATGAACATCTACACAGATGCAGCACAGAAAGCAAAAGTCAGAGAAGCCGCAGAACAGGTACTTGAGGAAAAACTATGA
- a CDS encoding transcription initiation factor IIB, whose product MGEVDVDCEDARFEPEKDREEEVFSCPNCGSTDFVENSAKAELICRDCGTVVDENRVEESASPRAFSAEERKKKARTGSPITYTKAGKGIRTSIGKGGEMRGVAPNKRGQYYRMKKWQNRIGESKDKKMQTALREIGRLVDVLNLPQTVKEEASRLYEKAIENDLIKGRRIERVSAALVYIVARNQRIPRTMKEVADESGVDKRKLGQTYRYIAKELELGIKPVKPEDFLPRFSEELGISGETQAQARKYILDARKENLLAGRSPGSIVAAAIYLASEKRGEKVTQTAIADTVGVTEVTVRKGYRDLMEGLEIEDEE is encoded by the coding sequence ATGGGAGAAGTAGATGTGGACTGTGAAGATGCGAGATTTGAACCAGAGAAAGATAGGGAGGAAGAGGTCTTCAGCTGTCCAAACTGTGGATCCACAGACTTCGTAGAGAACTCGGCGAAAGCAGAGCTAATCTGCAGAGACTGTGGCACAGTAGTGGACGAGAACAGAGTAGAGGAATCAGCCAGTCCTAGAGCCTTCTCCGCAGAAGAAAGAAAAAAGAAGGCCCGAACAGGATCACCTATAACATACACAAAGGCCGGAAAAGGGATAAGAACCTCTATAGGAAAAGGAGGAGAAATGAGAGGAGTAGCCCCTAATAAGAGAGGCCAGTACTACAGAATGAAGAAATGGCAGAACAGGATTGGAGAATCCAAGGACAAGAAAATGCAGACAGCTCTCAGAGAGATCGGCAGACTTGTCGACGTACTCAACCTTCCTCAGACAGTTAAAGAGGAGGCCTCAAGACTGTACGAAAAGGCAATCGAGAACGACTTGATCAAGGGAAGAAGAATTGAAAGAGTTTCAGCGGCCCTGGTATACATAGTTGCGAGAAATCAGAGAATACCGCGTACAATGAAAGAAGTAGCAGATGAATCAGGCGTAGATAAGAGAAAACTAGGTCAGACCTACAGATATATTGCAAAAGAGCTTGAGCTCGGAATAAAACCAGTTAAACCTGAAGATTTTCTCCCAAGATTCTCAGAGGAGCTTGGTATCTCAGGAGAGACACAGGCCCAGGCCAGAAAATACATTCTGGACGCCAGGAAAGAAAATCTGCTTGCTGGAAGAAGCCCAGGAAGTATTGTAGCTGCTGCAATCTATCTGGCCTCCGAAAAAAGAGGAGAAAAAGTAACTCAGACAGCAATCGCTGATACCGTAGGAGTAACCGAAGTCACAGTCCGAAAAGGCTACAGAGATCTTATGGAAGGCCTTGAGATAGAAGATGAGGAATAG
- a CDS encoding ATPase domain-containing protein, which produces MVVDEFLADGVIILYNLKQDGVRQRAAEILKMRGAKHDERMAATNITSQGIKIYPDQKIL; this is translated from the coding sequence ATAGTAGTCGACGAATTCCTAGCTGACGGAGTAATAATACTCTACAACCTCAAACAAGACGGCGTCAGACAAAGAGCAGCAGAAATACTCAAAATGAGAGGTGCCAAACACGACGAAAGAATGGCCGCAACGAACATAACCAGCCAAGGCATCAAAATCTACCCCGACCAAAAAATACTGTAA
- a CDS encoding DUF4352 domain-containing protein produces MSKTVSWIFGVLLILAGLGALTTSPIAGIIYFLTGIFLIPNIRQEIDQRYNITFSRWVVVLVTVIGLGLGAAMMPGDATSPTSNNTNNQEPARDTGSQDSSQPSKEDRTHEIGTEFTVGDVRYRVNGVTTRQEIGERVAGTLMGVEANGKFLIVDTTVMNEANEAITMRESSLKVMIGDSEYSPSSEAWVYMDDSFTFEQLNPGVQVDGDVAYDVPASANTSSMKLEVNPVGVFSTAEPHYVSLG; encoded by the coding sequence ATGAGTAAGACGGTCAGTTGGATATTTGGAGTTTTATTAATTCTCGCAGGGCTGGGAGCGCTTACTACAAGCCCTATTGCAGGAATAATTTACTTCCTTACAGGTATTTTCTTGATACCGAATATAAGGCAAGAGATAGATCAGAGATATAATATAACCTTCTCAAGATGGGTGGTTGTTCTGGTAACAGTGATTGGATTAGGCTTAGGTGCGGCAATGATGCCAGGAGATGCTACATCGCCAACAAGCAACAATACGAACAACCAAGAACCAGCACGAGACACAGGAAGCCAAGATAGTTCACAGCCTAGCAAAGAAGATAGAACTCACGAAATTGGCACCGAATTTACAGTTGGAGATGTTAGATACAGAGTAAATGGTGTGACAACGAGACAAGAGATTGGAGAAAGAGTAGCAGGTACCCTCATGGGCGTGGAGGCAAATGGAAAATTCCTGATAGTGGATACGACAGTGATGAATGAAGCAAACGAAGCAATCACAATGAGAGAATCTAGTCTCAAAGTAATGATCGGCGATTCAGAGTACAGCCCAAGTTCAGAAGCATGGGTATACATGGACGACAGCTTCACATTCGAGCAGCTCAATCCAGGAGTACAAGTAGATGGCGATGTTGCCTACGATGTGCCAGCATCAGCAAACACAAGCTCGATGAAGCTTGAAGTAAATCCAGTAGGAGTCTTCTCAACAGCAGAACCACACTACGTTAGCTTAGGGTAA
- a CDS encoding AbrB/MazE/SpoVT family DNA-binding domain-containing protein, which produces MVKVQEGSNGQRLITIPRELARAMGIKKGEELEFSVRDEKSLVLTKT; this is translated from the coding sequence ATGGTTAAAGTACAAGAAGGTTCCAATGGACAAAGACTAATCACCATTCCACGAGAACTGGCAAGAGCTATGGGTATCAAAAAGGGAGAAGAATTGGAATTTTCAGTTAGAGACGAGAAGAGTTTAGTACTTACAAAAACCTAA
- a CDS encoding DUF6338 family protein, whose amino-acid sequence MPLASILQSGTLLIVTILVFFTPGFISIKVYDLLVPTGKRDFSSSDLFEAFGYSVLNYGLFVSMGYVFYISNLFENPVALGFYVVFALFIAPAIGGVLVKNLQNTTDSTAWDHVLKDDKGYWTIITLNNGKKIAGKFGKEKSFATTYPQKREIYLEKLYDVDENGKFGDPVEDSKGIIISEDNFKMIELFRKGEEDGKGQEKEGQEE is encoded by the coding sequence ATGCCGCTAGCAAGCATTCTACAATCAGGCACTCTCCTTATAGTGACGATATTAGTTTTCTTCACTCCAGGTTTTATCTCAATAAAGGTTTACGATCTATTAGTTCCAACTGGAAAAAGAGATTTTTCAAGTTCTGACCTATTTGAAGCATTTGGATACAGTGTTCTGAATTATGGACTATTCGTAAGTATGGGCTATGTATTCTACATATCCAATCTTTTCGAAAACCCAGTTGCTCTCGGATTCTACGTAGTATTTGCTTTATTCATTGCTCCTGCAATAGGAGGAGTATTAGTAAAGAATTTACAAAATACCACAGATAGCACAGCATGGGACCATGTGCTTAAAGACGATAAAGGCTACTGGACAATAATAACGCTGAATAACGGAAAGAAAATAGCGGGGAAATTTGGAAAGGAGAAGTCTTTTGCCACAACTTACCCTCAAAAAAGAGAAATATATCTAGAGAAGTTATACGACGTGGATGAGAACGGAAAGTTTGGCGATCCTGTTGAAGATTCGAAAGGAATAATAATCTCGGAGGATAATTTTAAGATGATAGAACTATTTAGAAAAGGTGAAGAAGATGGGAAAGGACAAGAAAAAGAAGGACAAGAAGAATAA
- a CDS encoding site-specific DNA-methyltransferase yields MSDETERVNTTTNPISEEKRDQLKKIFPEVFEENKIDLEKLKAIIGEEDLSDSDGYSLNWTGRKEAIKNIQEPSKGTLTPKKERSVNFENSENILIEGENLETLKLLKKSYSDSVKMIYIDPPYNTGKDFVYNDDYSENLQNYLKKTGQIDAEGNELTTNRETDGRFHSNWLSMMYPRLFVARSLLKEDGAIFVNIDNNEFHNLKFMMDEIFGEDNFVTTFVWRKRKGGGNDSKYIAIDHDYILCYAKDSESLPEEWYVAYEEEYLERYSEEDEKGRFYWDTIQRPGLQNAIEYSVEAPNGKEINMQAQISKDTFEDLREKGAIRFTEDDDGDWSIQRKIYKPKGKTPRSILLDAGTNSDGKEAVRELFEGKDVFGDSSPKPPQLLQKLIDIVSEEDEDGLMMDFFAGTGTLGEAVLRQNKKDGGDRNYIMVQLQKELEEKFELENTILETVSDIAKERMHRLHEKFEDIDSGVKIFRLEESNYKVWNDLSSEDSSVDDVKRQMKLFENALVEDYDDENVLYEILLKEGMSLNAELERRSDRPLYEIKDEDETFYVSLDQDIGEEIVEGLEYGQNTVLICLDNALDDDEKINLSNKLRLKTI; encoded by the coding sequence ATGTCAGATGAAACTGAGCGAGTAAATACTACTACCAATCCTATATCTGAAGAAAAAAGAGATCAGTTGAAGAAAATTTTTCCTGAAGTATTTGAAGAGAATAAAATTGATCTAGAGAAGCTTAAAGCAATAATTGGAGAAGAAGACTTATCTGACAGTGATGGATACTCCTTAAACTGGACAGGTCGAAAAGAAGCAATAAAAAATATCCAAGAACCTAGTAAAGGAACTTTGACGCCTAAAAAAGAACGATCTGTAAACTTTGAGAACTCAGAGAACATATTGATTGAGGGCGAGAATCTGGAAACTTTGAAGCTTCTAAAGAAGAGCTACTCAGATTCAGTAAAAATGATTTACATAGACCCTCCTTACAACACTGGGAAAGATTTTGTTTATAACGACGATTATAGCGAAAATCTTCAGAATTATTTGAAGAAGACTGGTCAAATAGACGCCGAAGGTAATGAGCTAACCACTAATAGAGAAACAGACGGAAGATTCCATTCAAATTGGCTCTCAATGATGTATCCTCGCTTATTTGTAGCAAGGAGTCTGCTTAAGGAAGACGGCGCCATTTTTGTTAATATAGATAATAACGAGTTTCATAATCTCAAGTTCATGATGGACGAAATATTTGGAGAGGATAATTTCGTCACAACGTTTGTATGGCGAAAACGGAAGGGCGGAGGTAACGATTCAAAATACATCGCTATCGACCATGATTATATTCTATGTTATGCTAAAGACAGCGAGAGCCTTCCTGAAGAGTGGTATGTAGCATATGAAGAAGAATACCTAGAAAGGTACAGCGAGGAAGATGAAAAAGGGAGGTTTTATTGGGATACTATTCAAAGACCAGGACTACAGAACGCAATAGAATACTCTGTAGAAGCTCCTAATGGCAAAGAAATTAATATGCAGGCTCAAATTTCCAAAGACACCTTTGAGGACCTTAGGGAAAAAGGCGCTATACGATTTACGGAAGATGATGACGGAGATTGGAGCATTCAGAGAAAAATCTACAAGCCTAAAGGCAAAACTCCAAGATCAATTCTTCTTGATGCTGGAACTAATAGTGACGGTAAAGAGGCTGTTAGAGAACTTTTTGAAGGGAAAGACGTATTTGGAGATTCATCGCCTAAACCTCCTCAATTGCTACAAAAACTCATTGATATAGTTTCTGAAGAAGATGAAGATGGATTAATGATGGACTTCTTTGCAGGCACGGGCACCTTAGGAGAAGCTGTACTTAGGCAGAACAAGAAAGATGGGGGAGATAGAAACTACATAATGGTTCAGCTGCAGAAAGAGTTAGAGGAAAAGTTTGAACTAGAGAACACTATTTTAGAAACAGTATCAGATATCGCAAAAGAGAGGATGCATAGGTTGCATGAAAAATTTGAAGATATAGACTCAGGTGTTAAAATATTCAGACTTGAAGAATCAAACTACAAAGTCTGGAACGACCTCAGTTCTGAAGATTCCTCAGTTGACGATGTTAAGAGACAGATGAAGCTGTTTGAGAATGCACTAGTAGAGGACTACGATGATGAAAATGTCCTCTATGAAATTCTGCTTAAAGAAGGAATGAGCTTAAACGCCGAGCTTGAAAGAAGATCAGACAGACCGCTTTACGAAATCAAAGACGAAGATGAAACATTCTATGTAAGTCTAGATCAAGATATAGGTGAGGAAATAGTAGAAGGCCTTGAATACGGCCAGAACACGGTTCTAATATGCCTAGACAACGCTCTTGATGATGACGAGAAAATAAACCTCTCTAACAAACTCAGGCTGAAAACAATTTAG
- a CDS encoding DEAD/DEAH box helicase family protein: MEFEFDPNIDYQLEAIDSVLNLFSGDRSQGNSIASSKNQSVVGYRSVPNELNLSDKEILNNLKEVQQENELDPDDSLEGMNFTIEMETGTGKTYTYLRTLLELNKEYGMRKFIIVVPSVAIKEGVLKTLRQTRSHFQNLYENTIYRFYEYDSSDLSKLKQFSRSNEIEIMVMTIQSFRDEDRNVINNPNDRTNGKKPIQLIQETNPVVVLDEPQNMETDNSKEALARLNPLFKLRYSATHRNYYNLLYRLGPAEAYQRDLVKKVDVLSVVEDDDHNNVLVKVVEIDRSSRGIRAELEIYKDYSNGVKRKTTKVYQGDDLYEKSNGLEEYRGFEVSDIDLRYNTITFENGVSLDEGDVQGLNREKLMETQIEKTIEEHFRKQEKLEDYGIKVLSLFFIDKVSNYIGDEAFIRETFEEKFNELKNRDASYAERFENYNAEEVHDGYFAKKDNGEYYSDNSTSYMRNDKDTYDLIMKNKERLLSFDESTQFIFSHSALREGWDNPNVFNICTLNESYSKVKKRQEIGRGVRIPVNQDGKRIFESENILTVIANESYQDFASKLQTEYEEEYGSEESAPPTPPRDRVEYGLKDKSEVDDDVWDDFEELWNRLSKKSRYEVDFDTQKFQEKCINRINDIEVEEIRLRIQRGTIEHSDEGIDSRQLGEGQRDLGNELTIRNFLERISDQTQITKATIVGILEDVENLDLLFENPHQYVNSIIDVLNRVKKEIIVEDIEYYEVEDSYSVSDFEDEREGYRDNLVEVDKSVYSYVETDSQGEEEFAERLDSDARIKFLIKLPRWYKIDTPVGMYNPDWGLAVEDRDEHQEIEKKLYLVRETKKGDLENLRPSEHNKIKCAKKHYIEIFSDHDDSNYDVYNVQGGVNVEELIN, translated from the coding sequence ATGGAGTTTGAATTTGACCCCAATATAGACTACCAGCTAGAGGCTATAGACTCTGTTTTAAACTTATTCTCTGGAGATAGATCGCAAGGCAACAGCATTGCAAGCAGTAAGAATCAATCAGTAGTCGGATATAGATCAGTGCCCAATGAACTGAATCTTTCTGATAAAGAGATTTTAAATAATCTGAAAGAAGTTCAGCAAGAGAATGAGCTAGATCCAGATGACTCTCTAGAAGGAATGAATTTTACAATAGAAATGGAAACAGGAACAGGAAAGACCTATACCTATCTGAGGACACTACTTGAACTGAATAAGGAATATGGAATGCGGAAATTCATAATAGTAGTTCCCTCTGTGGCAATTAAAGAGGGTGTTCTAAAGACACTGAGACAGACTAGGTCTCATTTCCAGAACCTCTATGAGAATACAATATACCGTTTCTACGAATACGACTCTAGCGATTTAAGCAAATTAAAGCAGTTTTCTAGGAGCAATGAAATTGAGATAATGGTTATGACTATCCAGTCCTTCAGAGACGAGGATAGAAACGTTATTAACAACCCAAATGATAGAACTAACGGCAAGAAGCCTATTCAACTTATTCAGGAAACTAACCCTGTAGTGGTATTAGATGAGCCTCAAAACATGGAAACAGATAATTCTAAAGAGGCATTAGCAAGACTCAATCCGCTGTTTAAATTAAGATACTCTGCAACGCACAGAAATTACTATAATCTCCTATACCGTTTAGGGCCTGCTGAAGCATATCAAAGAGATTTAGTAAAGAAAGTAGATGTTCTCTCAGTGGTTGAAGACGATGATCACAACAATGTTCTAGTCAAAGTAGTAGAAATAGACAGGTCTTCCCGAGGAATTAGAGCAGAGCTAGAAATATACAAAGACTACTCTAACGGCGTAAAAAGAAAGACAACTAAGGTCTACCAAGGTGATGACCTATACGAGAAGAGTAATGGACTAGAAGAATATAGAGGGTTTGAAGTAAGTGATATAGACCTCAGATACAATACTATCACTTTTGAAAATGGCGTTTCCCTGGATGAGGGGGATGTTCAAGGACTCAACAGAGAAAAATTAATGGAAACCCAGATAGAAAAAACCATAGAAGAACACTTCCGAAAACAGGAAAAGTTAGAAGACTATGGCATCAAAGTGCTATCTCTGTTCTTCATAGATAAGGTAAGCAACTATATAGGGGATGAAGCATTTATCAGAGAGACCTTTGAAGAAAAGTTCAACGAGTTAAAGAACAGAGATGCTAGTTATGCGGAAAGATTTGAGAATTATAATGCCGAGGAAGTCCACGATGGATACTTCGCTAAGAAGGATAACGGAGAATACTATAGTGATAACTCCACTAGCTACATGAGAAACGATAAAGACACTTATGACCTCATTATGAAGAATAAGGAACGTTTGTTGTCTTTCGATGAGTCAACACAGTTTATTTTCTCACACTCTGCGTTAAGAGAAGGATGGGATAACCCTAATGTATTCAATATCTGTACTCTAAACGAGAGTTACTCTAAAGTTAAGAAACGCCAAGAAATAGGGAGAGGTGTTAGAATACCTGTAAATCAAGATGGAAAAAGAATATTCGAATCAGAAAATATCCTCACAGTTATCGCAAATGAAAGCTACCAAGACTTTGCTTCTAAACTACAGACAGAATATGAAGAAGAATATGGAAGTGAAGAATCTGCACCACCAACTCCTCCGAGAGATCGAGTAGAATACGGCCTCAAGGATAAGAGCGAAGTAGATGACGATGTTTGGGATGATTTTGAAGAACTTTGGAACAGGTTATCTAAAAAGAGCAGATATGAAGTAGATTTTGACACACAAAAATTCCAAGAGAAGTGTATTAACCGTATAAATGACATAGAAGTAGAAGAAATCAGATTAAGAATTCAAAGAGGTACTATAGAACACAGCGATGAGGGTATTGATTCGAGACAGTTAGGAGAAGGACAAAGAGATTTAGGTAACGAACTTACAATACGAAATTTCCTTGAAAGAATTTCTGATCAGACCCAGATAACAAAGGCTACTATCGTTGGTATTCTAGAAGATGTAGAGAACCTAGACTTACTATTTGAGAACCCTCACCAGTACGTAAACTCTATTATTGATGTTTTGAACAGAGTGAAGAAAGAGATCATCGTTGAAGATATAGAGTATTACGAGGTTGAAGACTCTTACAGCGTATCAGACTTTGAAGATGAAAGAGAAGGATACAGAGATAACCTTGTAGAAGTAGATAAGTCTGTCTATTCCTACGTGGAAACCGACTCACAAGGTGAAGAAGAGTTCGCAGAGCGTCTAGATAGTGATGCAAGAATAAAATTCCTAATTAAACTTCCTAGATGGTACAAAATTGATACACCTGTAGGAATGTACAATCCTGATTGGGGTCTAGCAGTCGAAGACAGAGATGAACATCAAGAAATTGAGAAGAAGCTATATCTAGTTCGAGAAACTAAAAAAGGCGACTTGGAAAACTTGAGGCCTAGTGAGCACAACAAGATAAAATGCGCTAAAAAGCATTACATTGAAATTTTCAGCGATCATGATGACTCCAATTATGATGTTTACAATGTACAAGGCGGCGTAAATGTAGAAGAACTGATAAATTAA